ATGGAATCCGCCTGCGTGCGCACCACGGGATGACCATCGGTGGCGAAGGACAGCAGAACCTCGCCCGCTGTCGCCGGCAACAGCTGCGCAACGGGTGCGAAGTTGATCAGGATTTGCGTCCGGCCGCGTCGGAGCCGCAGCCAGGCATCCGTCTCGTCATAGTCCACGGTGGTGCTGCTAAAACGTGGGTCGGTCACGTCGGCGTTGGAATGACGCAGGGCGGCAAGCTCTCTGTAGAACCTCAGCATGCAGGCGTGCTGCGGCTGATCGATCTCGGACCAGTCCAGTTTGGACCGCTCAAAGGTGGCCGGATCTTGCGGGTCCGGCACAACGCTCGGGTCCCAGCCCATGCGGGCAAATTCCGCGATTCGGCCAGTGGCGGTGGCCATTCCGAGTTCCGGCGCCGGGTGGGATGTGAAGAACTGCCAGGGCGTACCGGCGGCCCACTCCTCACCCATGAACAGCATGGGTGTGTACGGCCCCAGCAGCGTGAGCGCCGCAGCAATGGCCAATTGCCCGGTATCAAGGTGAGCGGTGAGTCGATCACCGATGGCACGGTTGCCAATCTGGTCATGATTCTGGGAGGCAACAACGAGCCGTGACGTGGGCATGCGCTCGGTGTCGATGCGCCGTCCGTGGTGTCGGTCGCGAAAGCTCGAAAAGGTCCCGTCATGCATAAAGCCCACCGTGAGCACCTTGGCGAGCGCGCCGAGCGGTTCGAAGTCGGCGTAATACCCCGTGGTCTCGACGGTGAGAGCCACATGCACGGCATGGTGAAAGTCGTCACTCCACTGCGCATCGAGACCGTACCCACCGGCCTCCCGCGACGTGATGAGACGCGGGTCATTGAGGTCGGACTCGGCAATGAGGGTGAGCGGACGCCCCACCGCGGCGCTCAAGACGGAGACCTCCAGCGCAAGCTCCTCGAGGACGTGAGTGGCACGGCTGTCGCGCAGCGCGTGCACGGCATCCAGTCGCAGGCCATCCACGTGATAGTCCTGCAACCACATGAGGGCGTTGTCGATGATGTAGCGGCGCACAGGCTCAGAATTGTGCCCATCAAGGTTGAGCGAAGCTCCCCAGGTGTTGCCCGCGGCCTCGCTCAGGTACGGTGCAAACTGCGGCAGGTAGTTGCCGCTGGGGCCGAGATGGTTGTACACGACATCTTGAATGACACCCATGTTGGCGTCGTGGCAGGCATCGACGAAGCGCTGGTATGCGGCCGGGCCACCGTAGCCCTCGTGCACCGCGTACCAGAGAACACCGTCATAGCCCCAGTTATGCGTGCCATTGAACGCGTTCACCGGCAGCACCTCCACGAAGTCCACGCCAATCGACGCGAGGTGCGGCAGCCGGGCAATGGCGGAATCCAGGGTTCCCTCGGGCGTGAAAGTACCGATATGCAGCTCGTAAATGGTGCTGCCCGCCAGCTGTCGACCGGTCCAGGCCGTGTCGGCCCACACGTGGTCGCCGGTGTCAACGAGTCGCGACAGACCGTGCACGCCGGAGGGCTGCTGCCGGGACCGCGGGTCGGGAAAGGGACCACGGCCATCCACTCGAAAGCCATAATCCACAGCGGATGTCGTCAGGCCGGCTGCAGGTCGCCACCAGTCGTCGTCTCCGCGGCGCATCTCGTGCTCGGTCTGCCCGGTGGCGTCGCTCAAGACGAGGTGCACCTGCGTTGCGGTGGGCGCCCAGACGGTGAATCTGTGGTCGATCATCAGTGGATCCTTTCGGCCGCGAGCAGCGCAACCGGATAGCG
This sequence is a window from Cryobacterium sp. CG_9.6. Protein-coding genes within it:
- the treZ gene encoding malto-oligosyltrehalose trehalohydrolase codes for the protein MIDHRFTVWAPTATQVHLVLSDATGQTEHEMRRGDDDWWRPAAGLTTSAVDYGFRVDGRGPFPDPRSRQQPSGVHGLSRLVDTGDHVWADTAWTGRQLAGSTIYELHIGTFTPEGTLDSAIARLPHLASIGVDFVEVLPVNAFNGTHNWGYDGVLWYAVHEGYGGPAAYQRFVDACHDANMGVIQDVVYNHLGPSGNYLPQFAPYLSEAAGNTWGASLNLDGHNSEPVRRYIIDNALMWLQDYHVDGLRLDAVHALRDSRATHVLEELALEVSVLSAAVGRPLTLIAESDLNDPRLITSREAGGYGLDAQWSDDFHHAVHVALTVETTGYYADFEPLGALAKVLTVGFMHDGTFSSFRDRHHGRRIDTERMPTSRLVVASQNHDQIGNRAIGDRLTAHLDTGQLAIAAALTLLGPYTPMLFMGEEWAAGTPWQFFTSHPAPELGMATATGRIAEFARMGWDPSVVPDPQDPATFERSKLDWSEIDQPQHACMLRFYRELAALRHSNADVTDPRFSSTTVDYDETDAWLRLRRGRTQILINFAPVAQLLPATAGEVLLSFATDGHPVVRTQADSILLAPHAVVVVR